One window of Hymenobacter sp. BRD128 genomic DNA carries:
- a CDS encoding response regulator yields MSHLAYIIENDHITAIVTELVLQKNLRRGKVRHFVNGQVAYNQLLADVQENKSLPDLILLDLNMPVMDGWEFLDAFIQLPIAKQVCVFVLTSSIHPHDREKAKHYNVVKGFFSKPLDGDSVGWMQQFVQLAGASTRAKRLYTTQPQ; encoded by the coding sequence ATGTCACACCTAGCCTACATAATCGAAAATGACCACATCACGGCCATCGTCACCGAGCTGGTGCTGCAGAAAAACCTGCGGCGCGGCAAAGTGCGCCACTTTGTGAACGGCCAGGTGGCATACAACCAGCTACTAGCAGATGTGCAAGAAAATAAAAGCCTCCCGGACCTGATTTTGCTGGACCTGAACATGCCCGTCATGGATGGCTGGGAATTTCTGGATGCCTTTATCCAGCTGCCCATTGCCAAGCAGGTCTGCGTGTTTGTGTTAACTTCTTCCATTCATCCCCACGACCGCGAAAAAGCTAAGCATTACAACGTGGTGAAAGGCTTCTTCTCCAAGCCGCTGGATGGCGACAGCGTGGGGTGGATGCAGCAGTTTGTGCAGCTGGCGGGCGCGAGTACCAGAGCAAAGCGCCTGTATACCACCCAGCCGCAGTAA
- a CDS encoding MFS transporter, protein MVLRDSARLRYVTFFYLYVMQGIPAGFGLTAVYNYLIGSGLSAHAVGSFAAIVGLPWTFQFVWGPLIDKYQYSIIGHRKQWVVLTQLVAVLASLSLLLVRQPVAQLGLMSAVFFIHSVFASIQDASVDAIAISVVPAAERGRVNAFMRGGFLLGWAVGGAALSWVLHHGGFGRAALAQSLALLGLTVLTFFIKLERTDRLLPRFGPGQRPIVEGQSEAEINPPLGWLFAELWRSMVEKHSLRAFGIIFLAYLGGSLFNNAYTFHLIHSLHWADAEVSAQQGTLGSVIAFGVLLGGGIIVDRLGAARLQYWVMVGLAGFLLTFGSLGAFWSLKAVGFTGLVVMNLADPLLSAAAMPLLMAFCRPRIEGSQFTTYMALVNLCTVTASYLNGWLLELTSAPVIGVGCGLLLLSLVVALRRSQAHPALAQQPIVA, encoded by the coding sequence TTGGTCCTCCGCGACAGCGCCCGGCTGCGCTACGTCACCTTTTTTTACCTGTATGTAATGCAGGGTATTCCGGCGGGCTTCGGCCTCACGGCAGTATACAACTACTTGATTGGTAGTGGGCTGTCGGCCCACGCGGTGGGCTCGTTTGCCGCCATCGTGGGCCTGCCCTGGACGTTCCAGTTCGTGTGGGGGCCGCTGATTGATAAGTACCAATACTCCATCATCGGGCACCGCAAGCAGTGGGTAGTGCTCACGCAGCTGGTGGCGGTGCTGGCTTCGCTTTCGCTGCTGCTGGTGCGCCAGCCGGTGGCCCAGCTGGGGCTGATGAGCGCCGTGTTCTTCATTCACAGCGTATTTGCCTCCATCCAGGATGCCAGCGTCGATGCCATTGCCATCTCGGTGGTGCCGGCCGCCGAGCGCGGGCGCGTGAATGCCTTTATGCGGGGCGGCTTTTTGCTGGGCTGGGCGGTGGGCGGCGCGGCGCTCTCGTGGGTGCTGCACCACGGCGGGTTTGGGCGGGCAGCGCTGGCGCAGTCGCTAGCCCTGCTGGGGCTCACGGTGCTCACGTTTTTTATCAAGCTCGAGCGCACCGACCGCCTGCTGCCGCGCTTCGGGCCGGGCCAGCGCCCGATAGTCGAGGGCCAAAGCGAAGCCGAAATTAACCCGCCGCTAGGGTGGCTGTTTGCCGAATTGTGGCGCAGCATGGTCGAAAAGCACAGCCTGCGGGCGTTTGGCATCATCTTCCTGGCGTACCTGGGCGGCTCGCTCTTTAATAATGCTTACACGTTTCACCTCATCCACTCACTGCACTGGGCCGATGCCGAAGTGTCGGCGCAGCAGGGGACGCTGGGCAGCGTTATCGCCTTCGGGGTGCTGCTCGGCGGCGGCATCATCGTCGACCGCCTGGGTGCGGCCCGGCTGCAATATTGGGTGATGGTGGGGCTGGCGGGCTTTCTACTGACTTTCGGCAGCCTGGGCGCATTCTGGTCGTTGAAAGCGGTTGGCTTTACCGGCCTGGTTGTCATGAACCTGGCCGACCCACTGCTCAGCGCCGCTGCCATGCCGCTGCTCATGGCCTTCTGCCGGCCGCGCATCGAGGGCTCGCAGTTCACTACGTACATGGCTTTGGTTAATCTCTGCACCGTCACGGCCAGCTACCTCAACGGCTGGCTGCTTGAGCTTACGTCGGCCCCTGTTATCGGCGTGGGGTGTGGGCTGCTGCTGCTCAGCCTGGTCGTGGCGCTGCGCCGCTCCCAGGCCCACCCAGCGCTAGCTCAGCAGCCCATAGTCGCCTAA
- a CDS encoding FUSC family membrane protein: MQLSVSRRDLSYFFFSQHFSDGLRTTLAILLPAVAGAQWGQFAAGITISTGAVCLSVTDTPGPLQHRRNGLLAALGLVFVGALLVGWLAPYRLALGVVLVGLSFGLTMLLVWGARAGSVGSAALLGMVLTLAHPPEGWQANLLHAGMLGLGGGWYLLLALVQSRVQPYRSAQQALGECLHAVAGFLHIKAAFYNSSTDLDEDYRRLVAQQVVVNEKQEAVRDLIFRSRQIVSESTSTGRRLVLTFTETVDLYEHITAGYYDYGALRAAFGETGILAEIQAFINRLATDLDYLGSAILVNRAYGSPPPDRLAELTQLQARINALPAPDPATGLSTLVLKKILVNLRDLHRRVRSIRRYFDEDQAALAPDPRRVASHTQFVARQELEWSAFGENLTLSSSVFRHAVRMAVACSVAFTVAELLWHGQHNYWILMTVTFMLKPGFSLTRERNIQRISGTLVGGVLGSLVLWAVPDGDVRFGLLLVFMVIAYSFQRTKYLVTVIFLTAYLLIMFSFLGLSYIGVIEERLTDTALGCAIALATAYLLFPRWEGEQLPDLLAATLRANLAYLRQLADRLAGREVLPTTYRLLRKDVYVASANLAAAFQRMLSEPRRTRRHPTEVHEFVVLNHILSANISALTTTWQDAATPNPAVPPEARRVLTSAQAALSKSLARLAAAPAPEVEAAAPATVALLQEVRADALADTASPDRTLAEQLAFLQKVSSDLSRVTEALVA; encoded by the coding sequence ATGCAGTTAAGTGTGTCGCGCCGCGACCTGTCGTATTTTTTCTTCAGCCAGCACTTTTCCGATGGGCTGCGCACCACGCTGGCCATTCTGCTGCCGGCAGTGGCGGGGGCGCAGTGGGGGCAGTTTGCGGCGGGCATCACCATCTCGACCGGCGCCGTGTGCCTGAGCGTGACCGACACGCCCGGCCCCCTGCAGCACCGGCGCAATGGCCTGCTGGCCGCCCTGGGTTTGGTGTTTGTGGGGGCGCTGCTGGTGGGCTGGCTAGCCCCCTACCGGCTGGCGCTGGGCGTGGTGCTGGTGGGCCTGAGCTTTGGGCTGACGATGCTGCTGGTGTGGGGCGCGCGGGCCGGCTCGGTGGGCTCGGCGGCGCTGCTGGGCATGGTGCTCACCCTGGCCCACCCGCCTGAGGGCTGGCAGGCCAATCTGCTGCACGCCGGTATGCTGGGGCTAGGGGGCGGCTGGTATTTGCTGCTGGCGCTGGTGCAAAGCCGGGTGCAACCCTACCGCTCGGCCCAGCAGGCGCTGGGCGAGTGCCTACACGCCGTAGCAGGTTTTCTGCATATAAAAGCTGCTTTTTATAATTCTTCAACCGACCTCGACGAAGACTACCGCCGCCTCGTGGCCCAGCAGGTAGTAGTGAATGAGAAGCAGGAAGCCGTGCGTGACCTCATCTTCCGCTCGCGCCAGATAGTGAGCGAAAGCACCAGCACCGGCCGCCGCCTGGTGCTCACCTTCACCGAAACGGTGGACCTCTACGAGCACATCACGGCGGGTTACTACGACTACGGGGCTCTGCGCGCGGCTTTTGGCGAAACGGGCATTCTGGCCGAAATCCAGGCATTCATCAACCGGCTGGCTACGGACCTCGACTACCTCGGCAGCGCCATCCTGGTGAACCGCGCCTACGGCAGCCCGCCGCCCGACCGCCTGGCCGAGCTTACTCAGCTGCAAGCCCGCATCAACGCCCTGCCCGCGCCCGACCCGGCCACCGGTCTGAGCACGCTGGTGCTCAAGAAAATCCTGGTAAACCTGCGCGACCTGCACCGGCGCGTGCGCAGCATCCGGCGCTATTTCGATGAGGACCAGGCCGCGCTAGCCCCCGACCCGCGCCGGGTGGCTAGCCACACCCAGTTCGTGGCCCGGCAGGAGCTGGAGTGGAGCGCCTTCGGCGAAAACCTGACGTTGAGCTCGTCGGTGTTTCGGCACGCCGTGCGCATGGCCGTAGCCTGCTCCGTGGCCTTCACGGTGGCCGAGCTGCTGTGGCACGGCCAGCACAACTACTGGATTTTGATGACGGTAACCTTCATGCTCAAGCCCGGCTTCAGCCTCACCCGCGAGCGCAACATTCAGCGCATCAGCGGCACGCTGGTGGGCGGCGTGCTGGGCTCGCTGGTGCTGTGGGCCGTGCCCGATGGCGACGTGCGCTTCGGGCTGCTGCTGGTGTTTATGGTTATTGCCTACTCGTTTCAGCGTACCAAATACCTCGTGACGGTAATTTTTCTCACGGCTTACCTGCTCATCATGTTCAGCTTTTTGGGGCTGAGCTACATCGGGGTGATTGAGGAGCGCCTCACCGATACGGCGCTGGGCTGCGCCATTGCCCTGGCCACGGCCTACCTGCTGTTTCCGCGCTGGGAAGGCGAGCAGCTGCCCGACCTGCTGGCCGCTACCCTGCGCGCCAACCTCGCTTACCTGCGCCAACTGGCCGACCGCCTGGCCGGCCGCGAAGTGTTGCCCACCACCTACCGCCTACTCCGCAAAGACGTGTACGTAGCCTCGGCTAACCTCGCGGCGGCCTTCCAGCGCATGCTTTCCGAGCCGCGCCGCACCCGCCGCCACCCCACCGAGGTGCACGAGTTTGTGGTGCTCAATCATATTCTGTCGGCTAATATCTCGGCCCTCACCACCACTTGGCAAGATGCGGCCACGCCCAACCCCGCCGTGCCGCCCGAGGCGCGCCGCGTACTCACCAGCGCCCAGGCTGCCCTCAGCAAAAGCCTGGCTAGGCTAGCCGCCGCGCCCGCGCCCGAAGTGGAAGCCGCCGCCCCCGCCACCGTGGCGCTGCTGCAGGAGGTGCGCGCCGATGCCCTGGCCGACACCGCTAGCCCCGACCGTACCCTGGCCGAGCAGTTGGCCTTTCTGCAAAAAGTGAGCAGTGACCTGAGCCGCGTGACCGAGGCGCTGGTAGCTTAA
- a CDS encoding DUF3089 domain-containing protein, which yields MPLGITRWLGLASCLLLSSCLAIIKPIHHFSAKNAGPAPDYADSTTWAALPGHYTAAQLRPPGLPRPAPTPADTVADVFYVHPTTYFWRLGYWNAPMRLKRLRRYTARTCLRNQASLFYDVGRLYAPRYRQATLYSFFAPKDPGSQPALDLAYADVKASFQYYLAHYNHGRPFILASHSQGTTHAQRLLHELVDDNPQLRKQLIAAYLVGRNVKPNEYQYLPALRDSLQTGGIIGWNTATRGTDFAPYHGLLVTNPLTWTLDSAAAPASLNRGGVPLTFKRIDAHLTAAQIHRGLLWADGQHPPGYRHLHVPGKKDLSASYHIVDYNLFYLNVRQNARARVRAWQLNPH from the coding sequence GTGCCACTAGGTATTACGCGTTGGCTAGGGCTGGCTAGCTGTCTGCTGCTCAGCAGCTGCTTAGCTATCATCAAGCCCATTCACCACTTCTCGGCGAAAAATGCGGGCCCGGCGCCCGACTACGCCGATAGTACCACCTGGGCCGCGCTGCCCGGCCACTACACCGCCGCCCAGCTACGCCCGCCGGGCCTTCCCCGGCCCGCGCCCACGCCCGCCGATACGGTGGCCGATGTATTCTACGTGCATCCTACCACCTACTTTTGGCGGCTAGGGTACTGGAATGCGCCGATGCGCCTCAAGCGTCTGCGCCGCTACACCGCCCGTACCTGCCTGCGCAACCAGGCCAGCCTGTTCTACGACGTGGGCCGACTCTACGCGCCGCGCTACCGCCAAGCCACGCTCTACAGCTTCTTCGCCCCCAAAGACCCTGGCAGCCAGCCCGCGCTCGACCTGGCCTACGCCGACGTAAAGGCGTCGTTCCAATACTACCTCGCGCACTACAACCACGGCCGGCCGTTCATTCTGGCTAGCCACAGCCAGGGCACTACCCACGCCCAGCGCCTATTGCACGAGCTGGTCGATGACAATCCGCAACTACGCAAGCAATTGATTGCCGCCTACTTAGTAGGTCGTAATGTAAAACCCAACGAATACCAGTACCTGCCCGCCTTGCGCGACTCGCTCCAAACCGGCGGCATCATCGGCTGGAACACCGCCACGCGCGGCACCGATTTCGCGCCCTACCACGGCCTGCTCGTCACCAACCCGCTCACCTGGACGCTCGACTCCGCTGCCGCGCCCGCTAGCCTCAACCGCGGCGGCGTGCCGCTCACTTTCAAGCGTATCGACGCGCACCTCACCGCAGCCCAGATTCACCGGGGCCTGCTCTGGGCCGATGGCCAGCACCCGCCCGGCTACCGCCACCTGCACGTTCCCGGCAAAAAGGACCTAAGTGCCTCTTACCACATCGTCGATTACAACCTCTTCTACCTCAACGTGCGCCAAAACGCGCGGGCTAGGGTGCGGGCATGGCAGCTAAACCCGCACTGA
- a CDS encoding ABC transporter permease, producing MMVTRPERRQVLWHRTLDEAVEIGTDSVFIVGLVSTFIGAVTCVQIAYNMVNPLIPMSTVGFMVREMTILELAPTIISVVLAGKVGSAIAGGLGTMRITEQISAIDAMGINSASYLVLPRILASLFVFPLLVILAMNLSILGGYVATQLSGTMSGAEYIEGIRYAFKPYTVLFSLIKSVVFAFLVSAISSYKGYTLKGGALEVGKASTAAVTNSIISILLADYALAAILL from the coding sequence ATGATGGTAACCCGCCCCGAGCGCCGCCAGGTGCTCTGGCACCGCACCCTCGACGAGGCCGTCGAAATCGGTACCGACTCCGTTTTTATCGTGGGCCTGGTTTCGACCTTCATCGGCGCCGTAACCTGCGTGCAGATTGCCTACAACATGGTTAACCCGCTCATTCCGATGAGCACCGTGGGCTTTATGGTGCGCGAAATGACCATTCTGGAGCTGGCGCCCACCATTATTTCGGTGGTGCTGGCGGGCAAAGTGGGCTCGGCCATTGCGGGCGGCCTGGGTACCATGCGCATCACCGAGCAGATTTCGGCCATCGACGCGATGGGCATCAACTCGGCTTCCTATCTGGTGCTGCCGCGCATTCTGGCTTCGCTATTCGTGTTTCCGCTGCTCGTTATTCTGGCCATGAATTTGAGTATTCTGGGCGGCTACGTGGCCACGCAGCTTTCGGGCACCATGAGCGGCGCCGAGTACATTGAAGGCATTCGCTACGCCTTTAAGCCCTACACGGTGCTTTTCTCGCTGATAAAGTCGGTGGTGTTTGCCTTCCTGGTATCAGCCATTTCCTCCTACAAAGGCTACACGCTGAAGGGTGGCGCGCTGGAGGTGGGCAAGGCCAGCACGGCCGCCGTTACCAACTCCATCATCTCCATCTTACTGGCCGACTACGCGCTGGCCGCCATTCTGCTGTAG
- a CDS encoding SHOCT domain-containing protein: MIPSDPHSSLAALRQLKEMLDAGTITPQEFETLKRQVVFGAEPALPLTPLTENLAEAPAYEVPEAPAPVPEATNAAYDTSAPNPAELPPPPPATPDWLAAAAPSLLAHEEADLPPLEERRNPLNLVFAIGGLLVFLGVVAYLMIGRPAQPNEHLTSGTQTAADSAATVPEVGPQAEQLSLPPAPAPDTVRVAPQERPAPAPASQFKADSVAAPAPSSAPATTTTSIDSAVIKKP; the protein is encoded by the coding sequence ATGATTCCGTCCGACCCGCATTCGTCTCTCGCCGCCCTGCGCCAGCTCAAGGAAATGCTGGATGCGGGTACCATCACGCCCCAGGAGTTTGAAACGCTCAAGCGCCAGGTGGTTTTTGGTGCCGAGCCCGCGCTGCCCCTCACGCCACTCACCGAGAACCTAGCCGAAGCACCCGCCTACGAAGTGCCCGAAGCCCCGGCGCCCGTACCCGAAGCAACCAACGCAGCCTACGATACCAGCGCGCCCAACCCCGCCGAGCTGCCACCCCCGCCGCCCGCTACGCCCGACTGGCTGGCCGCCGCCGCCCCCAGCCTGCTCGCCCACGAAGAAGCCGACCTGCCGCCCCTCGAAGAGCGCCGCAACCCGCTCAACCTGGTATTTGCCATCGGTGGCCTGCTGGTTTTTCTGGGCGTAGTGGCTTACCTGATGATAGGCCGCCCCGCCCAGCCCAACGAGCACCTGACCAGCGGCACCCAAACCGCCGCCGACTCCGCCGCCACCGTGCCCGAAGTAGGCCCCCAGGCCGAGCAGCTTAGCCTGCCGCCCGCCCCTGCCCCCGATACCGTGCGCGTAGCGCCCCAGGAGCGACCGGCCCCCGCCCCGGCGAGCCAGTTCAAGGCCGATTCGGTGGCTGCGCCCGCACCTTCTTCTGCCCCCGCTACTACTACCACGTCAATCGATTCGGCCGTCATTAAGAAACCGTAG